A genomic window from Ignavibacteria bacterium includes:
- a CDS encoding B12-binding domain-containing radical SAM protein produces MIALVNPKSANWGFRVPNSLLTLGAFLEGRYDYAIIDENLGVNAVNELAKLILNGVKYIGITVMPALQLRGAYSISKEIKNRFPDVKIIWGGYFPSMHPNTVLKSPYIDFVLKGHAEFSFIELIDSLEAKPGAKALKQIAGLSFKHDGSISHNVKAKPIDPDLIPRLPYQRVDVDKYLSIGKTYLGPRTIGYHSSVGCPFLCGFCAVAGIYKGKWLGRSAELTASDIIFLKEKYNIGAVEFHDNNFFVAEKRVYDFAKAVNGLGIGWWGEARPDTVMKFSDDTWQMMADAGCKMIFYGAETSNDELLKLMHKGGTQNAQTLIDLAEKSKKYGIVPELSFVLGNPTDNVTRDIETDLKFIKKIKAINPAAEIVIYTYSPVNFEDSEMSLAAKLKGFDYPKSLEEWVSPKWQNFDLRKNPLTPWLKPHHFKMIRNFEKTLNAYYPTNSDLKIRGWKRSLLQFMGSWRYKTDFYTAPYEIMLTQKLLKYRQPEIEGFASS; encoded by the coding sequence CTTTCCTCGAAGGAAGGTATGACTATGCTATTATAGATGAAAATCTGGGGGTAAATGCTGTAAATGAGCTTGCTAAGCTCATACTGAACGGAGTTAAATACATCGGCATCACCGTAATGCCCGCTTTGCAGCTTCGCGGAGCGTATTCAATTTCTAAGGAAATTAAAAACCGCTTCCCCGATGTAAAAATTATTTGGGGCGGATACTTCCCTTCAATGCATCCAAACACTGTGTTAAAATCACCTTATATTGATTTCGTTCTAAAGGGTCACGCTGAATTTTCATTTATAGAGTTGATAGACTCACTCGAAGCTAAACCCGGAGCAAAAGCGCTCAAACAAATAGCAGGATTATCGTTTAAGCATGATGGTAGCATTTCACATAATGTTAAGGCAAAGCCGATCGACCCTGATCTTATTCCGCGCCTGCCATATCAAAGGGTTGATGTTGATAAATACCTGAGCATTGGCAAAACATACCTCGGTCCAAGAACAATCGGCTACCACTCAAGTGTTGGCTGTCCGTTCCTCTGCGGATTCTGCGCCGTTGCGGGCATCTACAAAGGTAAATGGCTTGGCAGAAGTGCGGAGCTTACAGCCTCGGATATAATTTTCCTGAAGGAAAAATATAACATCGGCGCGGTGGAATTCCACGATAACAATTTTTTTGTGGCAGAAAAACGCGTGTATGATTTCGCAAAAGCTGTAAATGGCCTGGGCATAGGATGGTGGGGCGAAGCAAGACCCGACACCGTAATGAAATTTTCCGATGACACGTGGCAAATGATGGCTGATGCCGGCTGCAAAATGATATTCTACGGCGCTGAAACCAGCAACGATGAATTACTAAAGCTTATGCATAAAGGCGGCACGCAAAACGCGCAGACACTGATTGATCTTGCGGAAAAATCAAAAAAGTACGGCATTGTGCCTGAGCTTTCCTTCGTGCTTGGTAACCCGACTGATAATGTTACGCGCGATATTGAAACAGACCTGAAGTTCATAAAAAAAATTAAAGCAATTAACCCCGCAGCGGAAATTGTCATTTACACATATTCACCGGTGAATTTCGAAGATTCAGAAATGTCGCTTGCCGCCAAGCTGAAAGGGTTTGATTATCCCAAATCACTCGAAGAGTGGGTTTCACCCAAGTGGCAGAACTTTGACCTGAGGAAAAATCCGCTAACCCCATGGCTGAAGCCGCATCATTTTAAAATGATACGGAATTTTGAAAAGACACTGAACGCGTACTACCCGACAAACAGTGATCTAAAAATAAGGGGATGGAAGCGTTCATTATTACAGTTCATGGGAAGCTGGCGTTATAAAACGGATTTTTACACAGCGCCGTATGAGATCATGCTGACCCAAAAGCTGCTGAAATACCGCCAGCCCGAAATTGAAGGCTTTGCATCATCGTGA
- a CDS encoding DUF2029 domain-containing protein yields the protein MHLIYYTWLKSPVLTHGFASYYTSARMLTDGSDMTAAYDTTYYFAKMQSYGFGKVKDLSNLPTGSFIMLPLTGFEPVTAKVIWNILGIIFLFISILLLFRSFDISFNGLPGLLLVLITLLFYPFYYNIVYGQAYALLLFLASVSVFGFRKNNALLTAFPIALIIILKGYGFYPLAALLLMKKPRVFLYTIGLTGAVFLLTLPLFGLSAWQMYYAKFYSVVAYGEYSSNVAYQTIGSLLGHIFSYNSAVNTNALLSIPKIYVYYFTQITGLAVLFFLSRRFTRENYLVFFVLSFALNVVFSPAAEDYHSLFYLPLIIMTGSVLFKEINFKSPVIYIFAANLLLLLLPLPFRQLQDSGFPLFILAYPRLYGAVIISFLVLIYSQQRLPSFQEITQ from the coding sequence ATGCATCTCATTTATTACACATGGCTTAAATCACCCGTGCTTACGCACGGTTTCGCCTCGTATTATACCTCAGCCAGAATGCTCACCGATGGAAGCGATATGACCGCGGCTTATGATACCACTTACTATTTCGCAAAAATGCAGAGCTATGGTTTCGGTAAAGTTAAAGATCTTTCAAACCTCCCCACCGGATCTTTTATAATGCTGCCTCTGACTGGGTTTGAACCCGTTACAGCCAAAGTTATATGGAATATTCTCGGAATTATATTTTTGTTCATTTCAATACTGCTGCTTTTCAGATCATTCGATATTTCCTTTAACGGCTTACCGGGTTTACTGCTGGTTCTTATTACCCTGCTTTTCTACCCGTTCTATTATAATATCGTTTATGGACAGGCGTACGCTTTACTGCTTTTTCTTGCATCAGTTTCTGTTTTCGGGTTCAGGAAAAATAACGCGCTTCTTACAGCTTTTCCCATTGCTTTGATAATTATCTTAAAGGGCTACGGATTCTATCCTCTGGCAGCTTTGCTGCTGATGAAAAAACCCAGGGTATTTTTATATACCATTGGATTAACTGGCGCCGTTTTCCTGTTAACACTCCCTTTGTTCGGCTTATCAGCCTGGCAGATGTATTACGCAAAATTTTATTCTGTGGTAGCATACGGTGAGTATTCTTCAAATGTGGCGTACCAAACCATAGGTAGTTTACTGGGACACATATTCAGCTATAATTCAGCAGTAAACACAAATGCGCTGTTATCTATCCCGAAAATATATGTTTATTACTTTACGCAAATTACAGGATTGGCTGTTTTATTCTTTTTATCAAGAAGATTCACCCGTGAAAATTATTTGGTATTTTTTGTTTTGAGCTTCGCGCTGAATGTAGTCTTCTCCCCTGCGGCTGAAGATTATCATTCGTTATTTTACCTGCCATTGATAATTATGACCGGCAGCGTACTATTTAAAGAAATAAATTTTAAGTCACCCGTGATCTATATTTTCGCAGCAAACCTGCTGCTTTTATTGCTGCCGCTGCCTTTCAGGCAATTACAGGATTCAGGCTTTCCATTGTTTATATTAGCATATCCACGGCTGTATGGTGCAGTAATTATTTCCTTTCTGGTTTTAATCTATTCACAACAAAGGCTCCCCTCCTTTCAAGAAATCACGCAGTGA
- a CDS encoding radical SAM protein: MNYKAFFNTVSNKAHCMPVVILYVTEGCNLKCLSCSYRLPMPGELSFDEIKQLARELSAFGLKHIVYSGGEPLIRRDFWDICNLFTVLKAKQTLLTNGLLLAKRAEEFKGVFNEIIVSIDGADAETHNRLRGVNSFDFILEGIIKARSINAAPEISIRTVLQKQNFRQLLGFIELAKQTGVKRISFLAADVSSEAYGRDNLETRSQTTDPNGMILDKTEVLELKTLIYEASQKYAAEFSSGFISESPEKLQHIAYYYAAVNGSDTFPKNFCNAPMVSAVITSTGDIHPCFFLPKYGNIRDNSFKELINSEPIIKTRSRVKVMEPDRCKKCVCTLFIPPRAALMDRF, translated from the coding sequence GTGAACTACAAAGCATTCTTCAATACCGTATCAAATAAGGCGCATTGCATGCCGGTTGTGATATTATACGTCACAGAAGGCTGCAACCTGAAATGCCTCTCATGTTCATACAGATTGCCAATGCCCGGCGAGCTTAGCTTTGATGAAATTAAACAATTAGCCCGGGAGCTCTCCGCCTTCGGCTTAAAACATATTGTATATTCAGGCGGTGAGCCGCTTATAAGGCGTGATTTCTGGGATATCTGCAACCTGTTCACTGTACTTAAAGCTAAACAAACACTGCTTACCAACGGCCTGCTGCTTGCAAAACGCGCTGAAGAGTTTAAAGGAGTATTCAATGAAATTATTGTTTCAATTGATGGCGCTGATGCCGAAACTCATAACCGGCTCAGGGGAGTAAATTCATTTGACTTTATACTCGAAGGAATAATAAAAGCACGCAGCATAAATGCTGCACCTGAAATTTCCATACGCACCGTTCTTCAAAAACAAAACTTTCGCCAGCTTCTGGGTTTCATTGAGCTGGCAAAACAAACGGGAGTCAAACGGATTTCTTTTCTTGCAGCGGATGTTTCAAGCGAAGCGTACGGAAGGGATAACCTCGAAACCCGCTCACAAACTACCGACCCAAACGGAATGATTCTTGATAAAACAGAGGTGCTTGAGCTTAAAACCCTGATATACGAAGCATCTCAAAAATATGCTGCTGAATTTTCTTCAGGCTTTATTTCTGAATCACCCGAAAAGCTGCAGCATATTGCGTATTACTACGCAGCCGTAAACGGCAGTGATACCTTTCCTAAAAATTTCTGCAATGCTCCCATGGTCTCGGCGGTAATAACATCAACCGGTGATATTCACCCGTGTTTTTTTCTTCCAAAGTATGGAAATATCCGTGATAACAGTTTTAAAGAGCTGATTAATTCTGAACCTATTATCAAAACACGCAGCCGCGTAAAAGTTATGGAGCCTGACCGCTGCAAAAAGTGCGTCTGCACACTGTTCATCCCCCCCCGTGCCGCATTGATGGATAGATTTTAA
- a CDS encoding methyltransferase produces the protein MGKIIRQKLAGYVFTVRPTVFNPADFISSKVFISYIKSIDLTGKHILDMGSGSGVVSIIAASKGANCIAADINPVAVRCITENALQNNFAKQITAVESDLFESLINISPGKFDIIFFNPPYYKGNPGNNFERAFKGGPHLEVITRFLENAKSFLAPTGRLCMLVSSDMDLDEFYNNVKTAGYDYKILQTNKKFFETFYILEAVISK, from the coding sequence ATGGGAAAAATTATTCGCCAAAAATTGGCGGGTTATGTATTTACAGTCAGGCCCACTGTTTTTAATCCTGCTGATTTTATTTCAAGCAAAGTATTTATTTCGTACATAAAATCCATCGACTTAACAGGCAAGCACATACTCGATATGGGCTCCGGCTCGGGGGTGGTTAGTATAATAGCAGCCTCAAAGGGCGCAAATTGTATTGCTGCAGATATTAACCCTGTCGCCGTAAGATGTATCACAGAAAATGCTTTGCAGAACAATTTTGCCAAACAGATAACTGCGGTTGAATCAGACCTGTTTGAATCGCTTATTAACATCTCTCCTGGTAAATTTGATATCATATTCTTCAACCCGCCGTATTACAAAGGCAATCCGGGTAATAATTTTGAACGGGCGTTTAAAGGCGGACCCCATCTGGAAGTTATCACCCGTTTTCTTGAAAATGCGAAAAGCTTTTTAGCGCCCACAGGCAGGTTATGTATGCTGGTTTCATCTGATATGGATCTGGATGAATTTTACAACAATGTAAAAACAGCTGGTTATGATTACAAAATTTTACAAACCAATAAAAAATTCTTTGAAACGTTTTATATACTAGAAGCAGTTATAAGTAAGTGA